Proteins from a genomic interval of Stenotrophomonas maltophilia R551-3:
- a CDS encoding YqaE/Pmp3 family membrane protein: MRLLIALILPWLSFFTIGRPFAGIVCLILQITLIGWLPAAIWAAYAVSQYHTDQKIRRALGPR; the protein is encoded by the coding sequence ATGCGCCTGCTGATCGCCCTGATTCTTCCCTGGCTGTCCTTTTTCACCATCGGCCGGCCGTTTGCCGGCATCGTCTGCCTGATCCTGCAGATCACCCTGATCGGCTGGCTGCCCGCCGCGATCTGGGCCGCCTACGCGGTCAGCCAGTACCACACCGACCAGAAGATCCGGCGCGCCCTCGGGCCGCGCTGA
- a CDS encoding DNA polymerase III subunit chi — protein sequence MPRADFYLIAKPRFLTEPLRLVCELARKANDAGLFTLVLARDQAQAEELDELLWAFDNDAYIPHQIAGEDMDEEEALVLIAVPGTEAPARPLVINLRDEPWLGQCERVLEVVPADPEAREPLRERWRQYKAAGYDLNKHDM from the coding sequence ATGCCCCGCGCCGACTTCTACCTGATCGCCAAGCCCCGCTTCCTGACCGAGCCGCTGCGCCTGGTCTGCGAGCTGGCGCGCAAGGCCAACGACGCCGGGTTGTTCACCCTGGTGCTGGCCCGCGACCAGGCCCAGGCCGAGGAGCTGGACGAACTGCTGTGGGCGTTCGACAACGATGCCTACATCCCGCACCAGATCGCCGGCGAAGACATGGACGAGGAAGAGGCCCTGGTGCTGATCGCCGTGCCCGGCACTGAAGCGCCGGCCCGCCCGCTGGTGATCAACCTGCGCGACGAACCCTGGCTGGGACAGTGCGAGCGCGTGCTGGAAGTGGTCCCGGCCGACCCGGAAGCGCGCGAACCGCTGCGCGAGCGCTGGCGCCAGTACAAGGCCGCCGGTTACGACCTGAACAAGCACGACATGTAA
- a CDS encoding leucyl aminopeptidase: MALEFTLNHLAAASAAVDCLVVGAYADHTLTAAAQALDAASGGRLAALAQRGDLSGKTGATTLLHDLPGVTAPRVLVVGLGEAARFGVPQYLKAVGDAVRALKAGAVRSALFTLSEVAVKDRDAAWAIRQAVIAADHAAYRYTATLGKKKADDAGLAQLAIAGDDAQALAQGQAIAAGVEFARELGNLPPNYCTPAYLAEVGVKFAGEHDGAEAEILDEHQMEALGMGSLLAVARGSANRPRLVVLKWNNGGDAKPYVLVGKGITFDTGGVNLKTQGGIEEMKYDMCGGANVIGTFVAAVKAKLPLNLVVVVPAVENAIDGNAYRPSDVITSMSGKTIEVGNTDAEGRLILCDALTYAQRFEPAALVDVATLTGACMVALGHQTAGLMSKHDDLANELLAAGEQVFDRAWRLPLWDEYQPMLDSTFADVYNIGGRWAGAITAGCFLSRFAEGQRWAHLDIAGVASDEGKRGMATGRPVGLLSQWLLDQAARA; encoded by the coding sequence ATGGCTCTCGAATTCACCCTGAACCACCTCGCCGCGGCTTCGGCCGCCGTTGATTGCCTGGTCGTCGGCGCCTATGCCGACCATACCCTGACTGCGGCCGCGCAGGCACTGGATGCCGCCAGCGGTGGCCGCCTGGCCGCCCTGGCCCAGCGTGGCGACCTGTCCGGCAAGACCGGCGCGACCACCCTGCTGCACGACCTGCCGGGCGTGACCGCCCCGCGCGTACTGGTGGTCGGCCTGGGCGAAGCGGCCCGTTTCGGCGTGCCGCAGTACCTGAAGGCGGTCGGCGATGCCGTACGCGCGCTGAAGGCCGGCGCTGTCCGCAGCGCACTGTTCACCCTGTCCGAAGTGGCAGTGAAGGACCGCGATGCGGCCTGGGCGATCCGCCAGGCGGTGATCGCCGCCGATCACGCCGCCTACCGCTACACCGCTACCCTGGGCAAGAAGAAGGCCGACGACGCCGGCCTGGCCCAGCTGGCCATCGCCGGTGACGACGCGCAGGCCCTGGCCCAGGGCCAGGCCATCGCCGCCGGTGTCGAGTTCGCCCGCGAGCTGGGCAACCTGCCGCCGAACTACTGCACCCCGGCCTACCTGGCCGAGGTCGGCGTGAAGTTCGCCGGCGAGCACGACGGTGCCGAAGCCGAGATCCTCGACGAGCACCAGATGGAAGCGCTGGGCATGGGCTCGCTGCTCGCCGTGGCCCGTGGCTCGGCCAACCGCCCGCGCCTGGTCGTGCTGAAGTGGAACAATGGCGGCGATGCCAAGCCGTACGTGCTGGTCGGCAAGGGCATCACCTTCGATACCGGTGGCGTCAACCTGAAGACCCAGGGCGGCATCGAAGAGATGAAGTACGACATGTGCGGTGGCGCCAACGTCATCGGCACCTTCGTCGCTGCGGTCAAGGCCAAGCTGCCGCTGAACCTGGTGGTGGTGGTGCCGGCGGTCGAAAACGCCATCGACGGCAACGCCTATCGTCCGTCCGACGTGATCACCTCGATGTCGGGCAAGACCATCGAAGTGGGCAACACCGACGCCGAAGGCCGCCTGATCCTGTGCGACGCCCTGACCTACGCGCAGCGCTTCGAGCCGGCCGCGCTGGTCGACGTCGCCACCCTGACCGGTGCCTGCATGGTCGCCCTCGGCCACCAGACCGCCGGCCTGATGAGCAAGCACGACGACCTGGCCAATGAGCTGCTGGCCGCCGGCGAGCAGGTGTTCGACCGCGCCTGGCGCCTGCCGCTGTGGGACGAATACCAGCCGATGCTGGATTCGACCTTCGCCGACGTCTACAACATCGGCGGCCGCTGGGCCGGTGCGATCACCGCCGGCTGCTTCCTGTCGCGCTTCGCCGAAGGCCAGCGCTGGGCCCACCTGGACATCGCCGGTGTGGCCAGCGATGAAGGCAAGCGTGGCATGGCCACCGGCCGCCCGGTCGGCCTGCTGAGCCAGTGGCTGCTGGACCAGGCCGCCCGCGCCTGA
- the lptF gene encoding LPS export ABC transporter permease LptF, which translates to MLKLDRYLLGDFVQSFLATLIVLLVVSVGGVLVDILGNIADGRLPAKLLFSQLGLQFIAYLPLILPLALMLGLLLAVARLYRDSEMAVITAIGVGPKRLLRPLLMLVLPVVALVGACSLWLGPWAGRVAEQMIIEANRSVLMAGLEPGRFTPLPNGGVVYLSSISPDGTRLGRVFLQRQKDDRLEVVSAAGGRMFFEGARQRFLELDDGHQVEGPVAGGLDYRLATFARNDVALPDGAQTRTENDPELMPTTKLFGDARPEAQAQLHRRLAPPLIALAFALLTVPLGRSSPRQQRYGRMMLALLAYMVGTNLMFIGSGWIATGKIPAALGLWWLTLPLLGLAIWMYARDGRLGRPKGAHA; encoded by the coding sequence ATGTTGAAGCTCGACCGATACCTGCTGGGCGATTTCGTCCAGAGTTTCCTGGCTACCCTGATCGTCCTGCTGGTGGTCAGCGTGGGCGGCGTGCTGGTGGACATCCTCGGCAACATCGCCGATGGGCGCCTGCCGGCCAAGCTGCTGTTCTCTCAGCTGGGCCTGCAGTTCATCGCCTACCTGCCGCTGATCCTGCCGCTGGCGCTGATGCTGGGCCTGCTGCTGGCGGTCGCCCGCCTGTACCGGGACTCGGAAATGGCGGTGATCACCGCCATTGGCGTGGGCCCCAAGCGCCTGCTGCGGCCGCTGCTGATGCTGGTGCTGCCGGTCGTGGCCCTGGTGGGGGCCTGCTCACTGTGGCTGGGGCCCTGGGCCGGGCGGGTGGCCGAGCAGATGATCATCGAGGCCAACCGCAGCGTGCTGATGGCCGGACTGGAGCCGGGCCGGTTCACCCCGCTGCCCAATGGCGGCGTGGTCTACCTGTCCTCGATCTCGCCCGATGGCACCCGGCTGGGCAGGGTGTTCCTGCAGCGGCAGAAGGACGACCGCCTCGAGGTGGTGTCTGCCGCCGGGGGCCGGATGTTCTTTGAAGGCGCCCGCCAGCGCTTCCTGGAGCTGGATGATGGGCACCAGGTGGAGGGCCCGGTAGCGGGTGGGCTGGACTACCGCCTGGCGACCTTCGCGCGCAACGACGTGGCCCTGCCCGACGGTGCGCAGACCCGTACCGAGAACGATCCGGAGCTGATGCCGACCACGAAGCTGTTCGGTGATGCCCGGCCCGAGGCACAGGCACAGCTGCATCGCCGGCTGGCCCCGCCGCTGATCGCACTGGCCTTCGCCCTGTTGACCGTGCCGCTGGGCCGCAGCTCTCCGCGCCAGCAGCGCTATGGACGGATGATGCTGGCCCTGCTGGCCTACATGGTTGGCACCAACCTGATGTTCATCGGCAGTGGCTGGATCGCCACCGGCAAGATTCCGGCCGCGCTCGGCCTGTGGTGGCTGACCCTGCCGTTGCTGGGGCTGGCGATCTGGATGTATGCACGTGATGGCCGCCTGGGCCGGCCGAAGGGAGCCCACGCATGA
- the lptG gene encoding LPS export ABC transporter permease LptG: MRLRPMRFDLYLGQSVFTTVLLTWTVLVGLDVVMAFSGEFKDIGKNGYSLGHAAAWVLYTVPRRAYTFFPTAAVIGALMGLGQLAATSELTALRALGLSRKRLSVSVAIALSLLTAVMVLSAETLGPWGQDRADALKSSAKWGQDISTARYSGLWAREGDTFLSAAGGEEQLVGDKGTRLILRDVRLYRIAEDGQIASLTHAATAEHDNDGWVLTGVRRDTFGERSATREEVAREPWNSKLDAGALATGIAKPRNLSVAELRTSIEYRERNGLDARDYEDVYWSRWFYPVNVLALCLAAVPFAFGSLRSGGMGKRLFLGILFALGFWLLQLFFGRMAGALKFDYRIAYALPPIVMLAISGLLFRRKSG; encoded by the coding sequence ATGAGGCTGCGCCCGATGCGTTTCGATCTGTACCTGGGCCAGTCGGTATTCACGACGGTGCTGTTGACCTGGACGGTGCTGGTCGGCCTGGACGTGGTGATGGCCTTCTCCGGCGAGTTCAAGGACATCGGCAAGAACGGCTACTCGCTGGGCCATGCCGCAGCCTGGGTGCTGTACACGGTGCCGCGGCGGGCCTACACCTTCTTCCCCACCGCTGCGGTGATCGGCGCCCTGATGGGCCTGGGCCAGCTGGCGGCGACCTCCGAACTGACCGCGCTGCGCGCGCTGGGGCTGTCGCGCAAGCGCCTGAGCGTGTCGGTGGCGATTGCGCTGTCACTGCTCACCGCAGTGATGGTGCTCAGCGCCGAAACGCTGGGACCCTGGGGCCAGGATCGAGCCGATGCGCTGAAGTCCAGCGCCAAATGGGGCCAGGACATTTCCACTGCACGCTACTCCGGGCTGTGGGCGCGGGAGGGCGACACCTTCCTCAGCGCCGCCGGTGGCGAAGAGCAGCTGGTGGGTGACAAGGGCACGCGGTTGATCCTGCGCGACGTGCGCCTGTACCGCATCGCCGAGGACGGACAGATCGCCTCGTTGACCCACGCGGCCACCGCCGAGCACGACAACGATGGCTGGGTGTTGACCGGTGTGCGCCGGGATACGTTCGGCGAACGTTCGGCCACGCGCGAGGAAGTGGCGCGCGAGCCGTGGAATTCCAAGCTGGATGCCGGCGCGCTGGCGACCGGTATCGCCAAGCCGCGCAACCTCAGCGTGGCCGAGCTGCGTACCAGCATCGAGTACCGCGAACGCAATGGGCTGGATGCGCGCGACTATGAGGATGTGTACTGGAGCCGCTGGTTCTACCCGGTGAACGTGCTGGCGCTGTGCCTGGCGGCGGTGCCGTTCGCATTCGGCTCGCTGCGCAGCGGCGGCATGGGCAAGCGCCTGTTCCTGGGCATCCTGTTCGCGCTGGGCTTCTGGTTGCTGCAGCTGTTCTTCGGCCGCATGGCCGGCGCGTTGAAGTTCGATTACCGCATTGCCTATGCGCTGCCGCCGATCGTGATGCTGGCGATATCCGGACTGCTGTTCCGGCGCAAATCGGGCTGA
- a CDS encoding RDD family protein has product MSRPATDTATAATTEMPRPRALLLWRTLAMVYDTLPVLALWMLAGTLFTIAYTLDGHTQRENIAPFSAWQWLLWAVCWAITGWYATASWRRGGQTLGMRPWRLKLESSDGTPLRRRQLWLRFAVGTLSLLLGGIGFWWALIDRQRLTWHDRASGTRLVRMPKR; this is encoded by the coding sequence ATGTCCCGCCCTGCCACCGACACGGCCACTGCGGCCACCACCGAGATGCCCCGCCCGCGCGCACTGCTGCTGTGGCGCACGCTGGCGATGGTCTACGACACGTTGCCGGTGCTGGCCCTGTGGATGCTGGCCGGCACACTGTTCACCATCGCCTACACCCTTGATGGCCACACCCAGCGCGAGAACATCGCACCGTTCAGTGCCTGGCAGTGGCTGCTGTGGGCGGTGTGCTGGGCGATCACCGGGTGGTACGCCACCGCCAGCTGGCGCCGTGGCGGGCAGACACTGGGCATGCGGCCGTGGCGGCTGAAGCTGGAATCAAGCGATGGCACGCCGCTACGACGCAGGCAGCTGTGGCTGCGTTTCGCAGTGGGCACGCTGTCGCTGCTGCTGGGCGGCATCGGCTTCTGGTGGGCGTTGATCGACCGCCAGCGGCTGACCTGGCACGACCGTGCCAGTGGCACGCGGCTGGTGCGCATGCCGAAGCGGTGA
- the xerD gene encoding site-specific tyrosine recombinase XerD: protein MAPVSTPAERRQLVQQLPELRADDSLRIQRFLDAIWAENGLARATLDSYRRDLEGLARWTDGREGGLAGIERPGLFDYLAWRTRHGWSPRSNARLLSALRAFFADGVRRGDRSEDPSALLDPPKLPRLLPKALAESQIDALLAAPDIDSPLGLRDRAMLELMYAAGLRVSELVLLPATAVNLRQGVLRVTGKGSKERLVPLGEESQHWLERYLQQSRPQLVGKGKVQALADGQTPLFIEPTLHALTRQAFWHLVKRHAQVAGIDPARISPHALRHSFATHLLNRGADLRALQMLLGHSSLSTTQIYTLVAREHLQKLHARHHPRG from the coding sequence ATGGCCCCTGTTTCCACCCCCGCCGAACGCCGCCAGCTGGTGCAGCAACTGCCCGAGCTACGGGCCGATGACAGCCTGCGCATCCAGCGCTTCCTCGATGCGATCTGGGCCGAGAACGGCCTGGCCCGCGCCACCCTCGACAGCTACCGGCGCGACCTGGAAGGGTTGGCACGCTGGACCGATGGGCGCGAGGGTGGCCTGGCCGGCATTGAACGTCCCGGGTTGTTCGACTACCTGGCGTGGCGTACCCGGCATGGCTGGTCGCCGCGCAGCAACGCGCGCCTGCTGTCGGCGCTGCGCGCGTTCTTCGCTGATGGTGTGCGCCGGGGCGATCGCAGCGAGGACCCCAGTGCACTGCTGGATCCGCCGAAGCTGCCGAGGCTGCTGCCCAAGGCGTTGGCCGAAAGCCAGATCGACGCACTGCTGGCGGCGCCGGACATCGACAGCCCGCTGGGCCTGCGCGATCGCGCCATGCTGGAGCTGATGTATGCCGCCGGGCTGCGCGTTAGCGAGCTGGTGCTGCTGCCGGCCACGGCGGTCAACCTGCGCCAGGGAGTGTTGCGGGTCACCGGCAAAGGCAGCAAGGAACGGCTGGTGCCGTTGGGCGAGGAGTCGCAGCATTGGCTGGAGCGCTATCTGCAGCAGTCGCGGCCGCAGCTGGTTGGCAAGGGCAAAGTGCAGGCCTTGGCCGATGGGCAGACACCGTTGTTCATCGAGCCGACGCTGCATGCGTTGACCCGGCAGGCGTTCTGGCACCTGGTCAAGCGCCACGCACAGGTGGCCGGCATCGATCCGGCACGGATCAGCCCGCATGCCCTGCGCCACAGCTTCGCCACCCACCTGCTCAACCGGGGCGCGGATCTGCGCGCGCTGCAGATGCTGCTGGGCCACAGCTCGCTGTCGACCACCCAGATCTACACGCTGGTGGCGCGCGAACACCTGCAGAAACTGCACGCCCGCCATCACCCGCGCGGCTGA
- a CDS encoding DsbC family protein: MLRFAIAAVFGALSLTACAQPAPPAAKAPATAAAAKAASPAANGSADQAVRAALTALNPGFEVDYIGAAPFPGFREVVVSGQLLYVSDDGRYLFQSQPYDTRAKGPANSEGLLGYRRDLLAKANHGDRIVFAAPNAKYTISVFTDIECGYCRKLHQDIAELNRNGISVEYLAFPRMGLGSKDYTDMISVWCAADRRQALTSAKRGGSVPAKSCTNPVAMQYALGQQLGVNGTPAIFAPDGTQLGGYLPPAQLRAALEKLSAKR; encoded by the coding sequence ATGCTCCGATTTGCCATCGCCGCCGTGTTCGGTGCGCTCAGCCTGACTGCCTGCGCCCAGCCGGCCCCGCCGGCCGCCAAGGCACCTGCTACCGCTGCTGCGGCCAAGGCTGCCAGCCCGGCTGCCAACGGCTCGGCCGACCAGGCCGTGCGTGCCGCGCTGACCGCGCTCAATCCGGGTTTCGAAGTGGATTACATCGGCGCCGCGCCGTTCCCCGGCTTCCGCGAAGTGGTGGTCTCCGGCCAGCTGCTGTACGTGTCCGATGACGGTCGCTACCTGTTCCAGTCGCAGCCCTACGACACCCGCGCCAAGGGTCCGGCCAACAGCGAAGGCCTGCTCGGCTACCGCCGCGATCTGCTGGCCAAGGCCAACCACGGTGACCGCATCGTGTTCGCTGCGCCCAATGCCAAGTACACCATCAGCGTGTTCACCGACATCGAATGCGGCTACTGCCGCAAGCTGCACCAGGATATCGCCGAGCTCAACCGCAACGGCATCAGTGTCGAGTACCTCGCGTTCCCGCGCATGGGCCTGGGCAGCAAGGACTACACCGACATGATCTCGGTCTGGTGTGCGGCCGATCGTCGCCAGGCGCTGACCAGCGCCAAGCGCGGTGGCAGCGTGCCGGCGAAGAGCTGCACCAACCCGGTGGCGATGCAGTACGCACTGGGCCAGCAGCTGGGCGTGAACGGTACCCCGGCGATCTTCGCCCCGGACGGTACCCAGCTGGGCGGCTACCTGCCGCCGGCGCAGCTGCGCGCCGCGTTGGAAAAGCTGTCGGCCAAGCGCTGA
- a CDS encoding glycosyl hydrolase family 18 protein: MYDPLVLSADVRSAERSLHRCRPRRLAWLLALAGAVALPGLAQAASCAGVAQWDQAKIYRAGDTLQKGGVLYRANQDIWNAPPDHPAGAPYYTNLGACDGSGSNQPPVVSLTSPANGATFSAGSTVNVTANASDADGSVAKVEFFRDGSSLGVATNAPYAASWANASAGSHTLRAVATDNNNATASTATISITVNAAGGDTTAPSVPGGLAVGTRTANSIALSWSPSTDNTGGSGLAGYDVYRNGSLVGSPSSASYVDGGLTASTTYRYRVRARDNAGNASAQGTEISATTLAGNGGGTGKRVIGYFTQWGIYGRNYRVKNIDSSGSAARLTHINYAFGNVRNNRCEVGITQPSDPNSGAGGDAFADYTKAFGAGESVSGSADTWDQPLRGNWNQLKQLKAKHPGLKVLISLGGWTWSRGFSSAARPENRQAFVASCIDAYIKGNLPVTDGAGGAGAALGVFDGIDIDWEYPVACGIECGKPEDNANFTALMAEFRRQLDAVRPGLLLTVAVGAGIDKIRVTDPAAYHPYLDYINVMTYDFHGAWDAKTNHQSALFDSPNDPSTGDQKLYNSNDAIEAFISRGVPAAKLNLGIGYYGRGWTGVANANNGLYQTATGAAPGTYEAGIEDWKVLKNLAWPGYTDNTAGATWIYNGSTLWSFDTPANITRKMGYVKTQGLGGAFVWEFSGDDAQGTLTKAVSDGLQ; encoded by the coding sequence ATGTACGACCCGCTTGTGCTGAGTGCCGATGTCCGCAGTGCCGAACGCTCCCTCCACCGCTGTCGTCCGCGCCGTCTGGCCTGGCTGCTGGCCCTTGCCGGGGCCGTTGCCCTGCCCGGCCTGGCGCAGGCCGCCAGCTGTGCCGGCGTGGCCCAGTGGGACCAGGCCAAGATCTACCGGGCCGGCGATACCCTGCAGAAAGGAGGCGTCCTCTATCGGGCGAACCAGGACATCTGGAACGCGCCGCCGGACCATCCGGCCGGTGCGCCCTACTACACCAACCTCGGTGCCTGTGATGGCAGCGGCAGCAACCAGCCGCCGGTGGTCAGCCTGACCTCACCGGCCAATGGCGCCACCTTCAGCGCCGGCAGCACGGTCAACGTGACCGCCAATGCCAGCGATGCGGATGGCAGCGTCGCCAAGGTCGAATTCTTCCGCGATGGCAGCTCACTGGGCGTGGCCACCAATGCGCCGTATGCCGCCAGCTGGGCCAATGCCAGCGCCGGCAGCCACACGCTGCGCGCGGTGGCGACCGACAACAACAACGCCACCGCCAGCACGGCGACCATCAGCATCACCGTCAACGCCGCCGGTGGCGATACCACCGCGCCGAGCGTGCCGGGCGGGCTGGCGGTCGGCACCCGCACCGCCAACAGCATCGCGCTGAGCTGGAGCCCGTCCACCGACAACACCGGTGGCAGCGGCCTGGCCGGCTATGACGTGTACCGCAACGGCAGCCTGGTCGGCTCGCCGTCCAGCGCCAGCTATGTCGATGGCGGGCTGACCGCGTCGACCACCTACCGCTACCGCGTGCGCGCCCGCGACAACGCCGGCAATGCGTCGGCACAGGGCACCGAAATCAGCGCCACCACGCTGGCCGGCAATGGCGGCGGTACCGGCAAGCGGGTCATCGGTTACTTCACCCAGTGGGGCATCTACGGCCGCAACTACCGGGTCAAGAACATCGACAGCAGCGGTTCGGCCGCACGCCTGACCCACATCAACTACGCCTTCGGCAACGTGCGCAACAACCGCTGCGAAGTGGGCATCACCCAGCCGTCGGATCCGAACAGCGGTGCCGGTGGTGATGCCTTCGCCGATTACACCAAGGCCTTCGGTGCCGGCGAGAGCGTGAGCGGCAGCGCCGATACCTGGGACCAGCCGCTGCGCGGCAACTGGAACCAGCTCAAGCAGCTCAAGGCCAAGCACCCGGGGTTGAAGGTGCTGATCTCGCTGGGTGGCTGGACCTGGTCGCGCGGCTTCTCCAGCGCGGCGCGCCCGGAAAACCGCCAGGCCTTCGTGGCCTCGTGCATCGACGCCTACATCAAGGGCAACCTGCCGGTGACCGACGGTGCCGGTGGCGCCGGTGCCGCCCTGGGTGTGTTCGACGGCATCGACATCGACTGGGAATACCCGGTGGCCTGCGGCATCGAATGTGGCAAGCCGGAGGACAACGCCAACTTCACCGCGCTGATGGCCGAGTTCCGCCGCCAGCTCGATGCGGTGCGTCCGGGCCTGTTGCTGACGGTAGCGGTGGGTGCCGGCATCGACAAGATCCGCGTCACCGATCCGGCCGCGTACCACCCGTACCTGGACTACATCAATGTGATGACCTACGACTTCCACGGCGCGTGGGATGCGAAGACCAATCACCAGTCGGCGCTGTTCGATTCGCCGAATGATCCGTCCACCGGCGACCAGAAGCTCTACAACAGCAACGACGCCATCGAGGCCTTCATCAGCCGTGGCGTGCCCGCCGCCAAGCTCAACCTGGGCATCGGCTACTACGGGCGTGGCTGGACCGGTGTGGCCAACGCCAACAACGGCCTGTACCAGACCGCGACCGGCGCCGCCCCGGGCACGTATGAAGCCGGCATCGAGGACTGGAAGGTGCTGAAGAACCTGGCGTGGCCGGGCTACACCGACAACACCGCCGGTGCCACCTGGATCTACAACGGCAGCACGTTGTGGAGCTTCGACACCCCGGCCAACATCACCCGCAAGATGGGCTACGTGAAGACCCAGGGCCTGGGCGGCGCATTCGTCTGGGAGTTCAGTGGTGACGATGCGCAGGGCACGCTGACCAAGGCGGTCAGTGACGGCCTGCAATAA